One window of the Crassaminicella thermophila genome contains the following:
- a CDS encoding dipeptidase codes for MIRNMDEAINRIHKDFPIVDAHFDLLYDVVRQRQLGRSKVIETDYLPGFKEGGVNIVVSSLYIDEIFIPEMALRRALDQISALYEEVDESRDKIMLCRNYKEIEVAIKEDKLGILLSFEGIEPLYNDLNLLRIFYELGVRIVGLTWSRRNYAADGCHFNMVKEGKKGGLTSFGVELIEMAEDLGMFIDVSHLNDEGFWDVLEVSKKTIIASHSNCRKLVPVMRNLTDEQIKAIALKNGVIGINIANKFVADNDNMANTKALVDHIDYIVNLVGIKHVGFGFDFCDELRKYELPKIVNSKRESYDILKGHKEIKEITKELIKRGYKEEDINMIFGENFLRVYRAVL; via the coding sequence ATGATTCGTAATATGGATGAAGCGATAAACAGAATCCACAAAGATTTTCCTATTGTGGATGCTCATTTTGACCTTTTATATGATGTAGTAAGACAAAGACAATTAGGACGCAGTAAAGTGATTGAGACAGATTATTTACCTGGATTTAAAGAAGGAGGTGTAAATATCGTTGTATCCTCCTTGTATATAGATGAAATATTCATACCCGAAATGGCTTTAAGAAGGGCACTCGATCAAATAAGTGCTTTGTATGAAGAAGTTGATGAATCAAGAGATAAGATTATGCTTTGTAGAAATTATAAAGAAATAGAAGTAGCAATTAAAGAAGATAAGCTAGGAATTTTATTATCTTTTGAAGGAATTGAACCACTTTATAATGATTTGAACCTTTTGAGAATTTTTTATGAATTAGGTGTAAGAATAGTAGGACTTACTTGGAGCAGAAGGAATTATGCAGCAGATGGATGTCATTTTAATATGGTGAAAGAAGGAAAAAAGGGAGGACTTACATCCTTTGGTGTAGAGCTTATAGAAATGGCAGAGGATTTAGGAATGTTTATAGATGTGAGTCACTTAAATGATGAAGGTTTTTGGGATGTATTAGAGGTTTCAAAAAAAACTATTATTGCTTCTCATTCTAATTGTAGAAAGCTAGTACCTGTCATGAGGAATCTTACAGATGAACAGATTAAAGCTATTGCATTAAAGAACGGCGTTATAGGAATAAATATTGCAAATAAATTTGTTGCGGATAATGATAATATGGCAAATACAAAAGCTTTGGTTGATCATATTGATTACATTGTAAACTTAGTTGGAATCAAACATGTAGGATTTGGGTTTGATTTTTGTGATGAATTGAGGAAGTATGAGCTACCAAAGATAGTTAACTCTAAGAGAGAATCTTATGATATATTAAAAGGTCATAAAGAGATAAAGGAAATTACAAAAGAATTAATAAAAAGAGGCTATAAAGAAGAGGATATAAATATGATTTTTGGAGAAAATTTTTTAAGAGTTTATAGGGCGGTATTGTAG
- a CDS encoding FeoB-associated Cys-rich membrane protein, which produces MGNFVTWIIGIPLISFGIYLLVRSFKKEIRGNCYGCSGCGENSCSFKK; this is translated from the coding sequence ATGGGAAATTTTGTTACTTGGATAATTGGGATACCATTGATTAGCTTTGGGATATATTTACTTGTGAGAAGTTTTAAAAAAGAAATTAGGGGAAATTGCTACGGATGCAGTGGTTGTGGAGAAAATAGTTGTTCTTTTAAAAAATAA
- the feoB gene encoding ferrous iron transport protein B: MAKSMTIALAGNPNSGKTTLFNALTGARHYVGNWPGVTVEKKEGKLTYKKHQFTAVDLPGTYSLSPYSIEEKIARNYIVNESPDVVVNIVDASNIERNLYLSMQLIELGKPVVIALNMMDVAERRGYKINHEKLSSLLGVPVVPIVATKKNGIDDLLDKVLDIINEKIIYEPKQVDYGKELEKKIEETIEMLKENPKASKYDLRWLALKVLEEDEEILDLLNLNTLNDEMAAAEEISLEDDIEALVADKKYNYITGILSKTVKKPTNYSLTTSDKIDKIVTNKWLGLPIFALIMYSVFYFTFDLVGNKFLDMIDIFFAETVSTWASNALETIGASEWLHSLIVDGIIGGVGGVLVFLPNIICLFLAISILEDSGYMARVAFIMDRAMRKIGLSGKAFIPMILGFGCNVPAIMGTRALEDEKDRLTAILVNPFMSCSARLPVYTLFAAAFFPKNEKIVVFSLYLLGIFVAIIMAFIFKKTLFKGETMPFVMELPPYKIPSIKGITVHVWERVKGFLIKAGTLIFGASMVLWFILGFNFSGPADLTESIGAYIGKIVAPIFAPLGFGNWAAALSLVTGILAKEVVVSNMSIIYGLAEDPSAAQFAVSLGQSFTQLTAYVFMVFVLLYTPCVGVIGVIKRETNSWKWTGFSILYQFVVAWLVAFLVFQIGTLFGF, from the coding sequence ATGGCTAAAAGTATGACCATCGCTTTGGCAGGAAACCCAAATAGTGGTAAAACCACACTGTTTAATGCTTTAACGGGTGCTAGGCACTATGTAGGAAACTGGCCTGGTGTTACGGTAGAAAAGAAAGAAGGAAAATTGACGTATAAAAAGCATCAATTTACAGCAGTTGATTTGCCAGGGACATATAGTTTATCGCCTTATTCAATTGAAGAAAAGATTGCAAGAAACTATATTGTTAATGAATCTCCTGATGTGGTTGTCAATATTGTAGATGCTTCAAATATAGAAAGAAATTTATATCTATCTATGCAACTAATTGAACTTGGAAAGCCTGTTGTTATTGCATTGAATATGATGGATGTAGCTGAAAGAAGAGGATACAAAATAAATCATGAAAAGCTATCTAGCTTGTTAGGTGTACCTGTTGTACCTATTGTGGCAACAAAAAAGAATGGAATTGATGATTTGTTAGATAAAGTTTTGGATATTATAAATGAAAAAATTATTTATGAACCAAAACAAGTAGACTATGGAAAAGAACTTGAGAAAAAAATAGAAGAAACGATAGAAATGTTAAAGGAAAATCCAAAGGCTTCAAAGTATGATTTAAGATGGTTAGCTTTAAAGGTTTTAGAAGAAGATGAGGAAATTTTGGATTTGTTAAATTTAAATACACTTAATGACGAAATGGCTGCAGCAGAAGAGATATCACTAGAAGATGATATTGAAGCGTTGGTTGCAGATAAAAAATATAATTATATTACAGGGATATTATCAAAGACTGTAAAAAAACCAACTAATTATAGTCTAACTACTTCAGATAAAATAGACAAGATTGTTACGAATAAATGGTTAGGATTACCTATATTTGCGCTTATTATGTATAGTGTGTTTTATTTTACCTTTGATCTAGTAGGAAATAAATTTTTAGATATGATAGATATATTTTTTGCAGAAACAGTGTCTACATGGGCATCAAATGCTTTAGAAACAATTGGTGCTTCAGAGTGGCTTCATTCATTAATTGTAGATGGTATTATAGGCGGAGTAGGTGGAGTGTTAGTATTTTTACCTAATATTATATGTTTATTTTTAGCAATATCTATTCTTGAAGATAGTGGTTATATGGCAAGGGTTGCTTTTATAATGGATAGAGCTATGAGAAAAATTGGACTTAGTGGAAAAGCTTTTATTCCAATGATTTTAGGATTTGGGTGCAATGTACCTGCAATAATGGGAACAAGAGCATTAGAAGATGAAAAGGATAGATTGACAGCTATTCTTGTGAATCCTTTTATGTCCTGTTCAGCAAGACTTCCTGTATATACATTATTTGCAGCTGCATTTTTCCCTAAGAATGAAAAAATAGTTGTATTCTCATTGTATTTATTAGGAATATTTGTTGCTATTATTATGGCATTTATTTTTAAGAAAACATTGTTCAAAGGAGAGACTATGCCTTTTGTTATGGAACTTCCACCATACAAAATACCAAGTATAAAAGGAATTACAGTACATGTTTGGGAAAGAGTAAAAGGCTTTTTAATAAAAGCTGGAACCCTTATCTTTGGAGCATCAATGGTCCTATGGTTTATATTAGGATTTAATTTTTCAGGACCTGCTGATTTGACAGAAAGTATTGGTGCTTATATAGGGAAAATAGTAGCACCTATTTTTGCTCCATTGGGTTTTGGTAATTGGGCAGCAGCGTTATCATTAGTTACTGGTATACTTGCGAAAGAAGTAGTGGTAAGCAATATGTCTATTATATATGGATTGGCAGAAGATCCTTCAGCTGCTCAATTTGCAGTATCATTAGGTCAGAGCTTTACCCAGCTTACAGCGTATGTATTTATGGTATTTGTATTGCTTTATACTCCTTGTGTTGGGGTAATTGGTGTTATTAAGAGAGAGACAAATTCATGGAAATGGACTGGATTTTCCATACTATATCAATTTGTTGTTGCGTGGCTTGTTGCTTTCTTAGTATTTCAAATAGGAACATTATTTGGATTTTAA
- a CDS encoding FeoA family protein encodes MERTLKDLRLKENGKIIKINGSGPVKRRLMDMGVVRGTEVYVEKKAPLGDPIEVKIKGYSLTLRKEDAEKIIIE; translated from the coding sequence ATGGAAAGAACACTAAAAGATTTAAGGCTTAAAGAGAACGGAAAAATTATAAAAATAAATGGGAGTGGGCCTGTAAAGAGAAGGCTTATGGATATGGGTGTTGTTAGAGGGACAGAAGTATATGTTGAAAAGAAAGCACCTCTTGGAGATCCTATTGAAGTAAAAATTAAAGGATATAGTCTTACTTTAAGAAAAGAAGATGCTGAAAAGATTATAATAGAATAA
- a CDS encoding FeoA family protein: MPLSMVNQGQDAILNCINWGPKLKKKLRDMGLTPGVKINVISNDTKGAFIINLRGSRLVLGSVVAQQIMVDLA, translated from the coding sequence ATGCCATTATCTATGGTAAATCAAGGACAGGATGCTATTTTAAATTGTATTAATTGGGGTCCAAAGCTGAAAAAGAAATTACGAGATATGGGATTAACCCCAGGGGTTAAAATCAATGTCATATCAAATGATACAAAAGGAGCTTTTATTATAAATTTAAGAGGTTCTAGGTTGGTTTTAGGGAGTGTTGTAGCACAGCAAATAATGGTTGATTTAGCATAG
- a CDS encoding DUF2325 domain-containing protein: MTALIVGGDRLGNIPQVLNERGIDQYIHWAGRKKGMRNKVVPTNIDMIIVLYDFIEHNLANIIKKESKTMDVPCIFAKRAVSDLAMKLDVCKYCTKDCEYKKKKHISY; encoded by the coding sequence ATGACTGCGTTAATAGTAGGAGGAGATCGGTTAGGAAATATACCTCAAGTACTAAATGAGAGAGGAATTGATCAATATATTCATTGGGCAGGACGAAAAAAAGGGATGCGTAATAAAGTGGTGCCTACGAATATTGATATGATTATTGTTTTGTATGATTTTATAGAACATAATTTAGCAAATATTATTAAAAAAGAATCAAAGACGATGGATGTTCCATGTATATTTGCCAAAAGAGCAGTGAGTGATTTGGCAATGAAATTAGATGTTTGTAAATATTGTACAAAGGATTGTGAATACAAAAAGAAAAAACATATATCATATTGA
- a CDS encoding YeiH family protein, with translation MNNIKKYMPGLIFVFIIGWVSKLLNERISPIMQLESLTIGIILGMIIKNTLGIKESFQSGVKFSLKKLLKVGIVFLGFKLNFSAIANLGPRVLLMVVIFVFGTFILVNLLGKAFKIDPKLATLIGVGSSICGASAIVAVTPCIDAKEEDSVLAVSVISFLGAIGVLSYSAVAVISPMTDIQYGIWSGISLQGVAHALAAAFAREGAGEIGTFVKMARVLMLVPVSIILGFIFNKSGTGKRASFPMYVLYFIMAGILASTGILPEILIQFFTELSSWFILIAMIAMGLMVDFKDIKDKGIKVILLGCVLFSVLSVSTYFIILRFFLY, from the coding sequence ATGAATAACATAAAAAAATATATGCCAGGATTGATTTTTGTTTTTATTATTGGATGGGTATCTAAATTGCTCAATGAAAGGATATCACCTATTATGCAATTAGAATCACTAACCATTGGTATCATACTAGGAATGATTATAAAAAATACATTGGGAATAAAGGAAAGTTTTCAATCAGGTGTAAAATTTTCTTTGAAAAAATTATTAAAAGTAGGGATTGTATTTTTAGGATTTAAACTGAATTTTTCGGCTATCGCCAATTTGGGGCCTCGTGTGTTATTGATGGTAGTTATTTTTGTTTTTGGTACTTTTATTTTGGTAAATCTATTAGGGAAAGCATTTAAAATTGATCCAAAGCTTGCTACTTTGATTGGTGTTGGTTCAAGTATTTGTGGTGCATCTGCAATAGTTGCAGTTACACCTTGTATTGATGCAAAAGAAGAAGATTCCGTATTAGCTGTATCTGTAATTTCATTTTTAGGGGCAATAGGGGTACTTAGCTATTCTGCTGTAGCTGTTATTTCACCTATGACAGATATACAGTATGGTATATGGTCTGGAATTTCTTTGCAAGGGGTAGCTCATGCATTAGCAGCAGCATTTGCAAGAGAAGGAGCAGGGGAGATTGGAACATTTGTAAAAATGGCAAGGGTATTAATGTTAGTTCCTGTATCTATCATATTAGGATTTATTTTTAATAAATCAGGAACAGGCAAAAGAGCGAGTTTCCCAATGTATGTATTGTATTTTATTATGGCTGGAATACTTGCATCAACAGGTATATTGCCAGAAATTTTGATACAATTTTTTACTGAGCTTAGTAGTTGGTTTATTCTTATAGCGATGATTGCTATGGGATTGATGGTTGATTTTAAAGATATTAAAGATAAGGGAATAAAAGTGATTCTTTTAGGGTGTGTTTTATTTTCTGTTTTATCTGTTTCGACTTATTTTATAATTTTGAGGTTTTTTCTTTACTAA
- a CDS encoding HAMP domain-containing sensor histidine kinase: MEQKKESLIKYSEKIKSMYDNNMEDIENELARIENILGGNITILKVDGEYLYISSFGYGRGGRKGQNIPLTREGIERVLSGEGILETFYHPKFHVKLLVYAAPLTKDSILVLQTSIGAIEESVEIAKNFYIYIGIISCIIGTIIAFWYANRFTKPIIKLNHVAKSMANLDFSKKYEVHSNDEIGQLGETMNDLSNKLDCAITQLNEANRKLKEDIEKERKIDLLRKEFISSVSHELKTPIALIQGYAEGLMDDVAGDEESKSFYCEVIMDEAEKMGKLVKDLLELSKMESGNVSFEMKVFDIITLVEKVYAKYKPIFKEKSIDVYIDKEDKEIKVKGDPLKIEQVLVNFINNGIHHIGGERKIYISIRNEDEKVRLGIKNTGEPIPEEEIHRIWDSFYKIDKSRAREYGGTGLGLSIVKGILKFHGSSFGVLNQEDGVEFWFELRKGE; encoded by the coding sequence ATGGAGCAAAAAAAGGAAAGTCTTATAAAGTATTCAGAAAAGATTAAGAGTATGTATGATAATAATATGGAAGATATTGAAAATGAACTTGCAAGAATAGAAAATATATTAGGCGGAAATATTACAATACTTAAGGTAGATGGAGAGTATTTATACATTTCATCCTTTGGATATGGAAGAGGCGGGAGGAAGGGACAAAATATTCCTCTTACAAGGGAAGGTATAGAAAGAGTTTTAAGCGGAGAGGGTATATTAGAAACCTTTTATCATCCAAAATTTCATGTAAAACTATTGGTATATGCAGCTCCTTTAACAAAGGATAGTATTTTAGTATTGCAGACATCTATAGGAGCCATTGAAGAAAGTGTAGAAATTGCAAAGAATTTTTATATCTATATAGGAATTATATCTTGTATCATTGGAACTATAATTGCTTTTTGGTATGCAAACAGATTTACAAAACCAATAATAAAATTAAATCATGTTGCAAAATCTATGGCAAATTTAGATTTTAGTAAAAAATACGAAGTGCATAGCAATGATGAAATTGGCCAATTAGGAGAAACTATGAATGATTTGTCTAATAAATTAGATTGTGCCATAACCCAATTAAATGAAGCCAATCGTAAGCTTAAAGAAGATATTGAGAAGGAAAGAAAAATAGATCTTTTAAGGAAAGAATTTATCTCTAGTGTTTCTCATGAGTTAAAGACGCCAATCGCTTTGATTCAAGGTTATGCAGAAGGACTTATGGATGATGTAGCAGGGGATGAAGAAAGCAAAAGCTTTTATTGTGAAGTAATAATGGATGAGGCAGAGAAGATGGGAAAGCTAGTAAAAGACTTATTGGAATTATCAAAGATGGAATCAGGAAATGTTTCTTTTGAAATGAAAGTCTTTGATATAATTACTTTGGTTGAAAAAGTTTATGCCAAATATAAACCCATTTTTAAGGAGAAAAGTATAGATGTATATATAGACAAAGAAGACAAAGAAATAAAAGTAAAAGGAGATCCATTAAAAATAGAGCAGGTGTTGGTTAATTTTATAAATAATGGAATCCATCATATAGGTGGAGAAAGAAAAATTTATATAAGTATAAGGAATGAGGATGAAAAAGTACGCCTTGGTATAAAAAATACAGGAGAACCTATTCCAGAAGAAGAAATTCATAGAATTTGGGATAGTTTTTATAAGATAGATAAATCTAGAGCTAGAGAATATGGGGGAACAGGTTTAGGATTATCGATTGTAAAGGGAATCTTAAAGTTTCATGGAAGTTCATTTGGGGTTTTGAACCAAGAGGATGGAGTTGAATTTTGGTTTGAACTGAGAAAAGGTGAGTAG
- a CDS encoding response regulator transcription factor: MIRKKVLIIEDESRMRRLIGDYLKREGYDVLEAEDGQEGLDLFRQENIDLVILDIMLPKYDGWTVCREIRKESSVPVLMLTARSEESDELFGFELGADEYITKPFRPKILVARVKALLKRFNMEEESAISFEGIEIDCDAHKVFIDGKEIEMTPKEYELLVYLMNNEGKALTREQILDGVWGYDYYGDLRTVDTHIKRLRVKLKEKSNFVQTVRGVGYRFEVKK, translated from the coding sequence ATGATTAGAAAAAAGGTGCTTATTATAGAAGATGAAAGTAGAATGAGAAGATTAATAGGAGATTATTTAAAAAGAGAAGGTTATGATGTATTAGAAGCAGAGGATGGACAAGAAGGATTAGATTTATTTAGACAGGAAAACATAGATTTGGTTATACTAGATATTATGCTGCCAAAATACGATGGTTGGACGGTTTGCAGAGAAATAAGAAAAGAATCCTCAGTACCTGTATTAATGCTTACAGCAAGAAGTGAAGAATCTGATGAATTGTTTGGATTTGAATTAGGAGCAGATGAATATATAACAAAACCTTTTCGGCCTAAGATTTTAGTTGCGAGAGTAAAAGCATTATTGAAAAGGTTTAATATGGAAGAGGAGAGTGCTATATCCTTTGAAGGGATTGAAATTGATTGTGATGCTCATAAAGTATTTATAGATGGAAAAGAAATTGAGATGACACCTAAGGAGTATGAACTACTAGTTTATCTTATGAATAACGAAGGAAAGGCATTAACAAGAGAGCAGATTTTAGACGGGGTATGGGGATATGATTATTATGGAGATTTAAGAACAGTAGATACGCATATTAAGAGACTTAGAGTAAAGCTAAAGGAGAAAAGCAATTTTGTTCAAACGGTAAGAGGAGTTGGTTATAGGTTTGAGGTGAAAAAATGA
- a CDS encoding ferritin family protein has translation MNGYMPITTPYMYNTLALQKALSLIKEAVQGEKNDELFYDYLIHIAPTEEEKEIITSIRNDEKKHNKMFRKIYKDFTGQEITGIHEEFEEPKSYIDGIKKALFSELRAVEKYRSIRANLPTIYYRDMLFEIITDELKHADKYNYILNINS, from the coding sequence ATGAATGGTTACATGCCAATAACAACCCCTTATATGTATAATACTTTAGCCTTGCAAAAAGCTCTCTCTTTGATAAAAGAAGCCGTTCAGGGGGAAAAAAATGATGAACTCTTTTATGACTATTTGATTCATATAGCACCAACAGAAGAAGAAAAAGAAATTATTACAAGCATTCGAAATGATGAAAAAAAGCACAACAAAATGTTTAGAAAAATTTATAAAGATTTTACAGGTCAAGAAATCACAGGAATCCATGAAGAATTCGAAGAACCTAAGTCCTATATTGACGGTATAAAAAAAGCATTATTTAGTGAATTAAGAGCTGTGGAAAAATATAGAAGTATTAGGGCAAATCTTCCCACAATATATTATCGAGATATGCTGTTTGAAATCATAACAGATGAATTAAAGCATGCAGATAAATATAACTATATATTAAATATAAATTCATAG
- a CDS encoding 4Fe-4S binding protein → MKEKVEKIRIMKQKRWVKNIRSFMLFLFLVVISYKAYLHQVLGGGSNGAASIHALCPYGALESFYTLFLSGTFIQKIFSGTLVLLIISIVLAIIFRRSFCGLLCPFGALQEFSGKLGQKLFGKKFVMTPKVDKPFRFLKYIVLLITVLGAWITGSLWMGPYDPWAAYGHIFGGIEEVFTELPIGLILLIITILGSILYDRFFCKYLCPMGAFLGIVSKISPNKITRDNEKCIDCGICTQKCPMNIHVASAKEMTSAECINCQMCILSCPKEGALKIKQGKKGVTPLFLIIAVIVIYFGGIFVANTMGVYKVLPAPIEKGQTLDAEDLKGYMTLEEVSQYMNIPIDVLYSKLGLPKDIPHHTKMKEIKNFVADFEVSTARELLKNE, encoded by the coding sequence ATGAAGGAAAAAGTTGAAAAGATAAGAATCATGAAACAGAAAAGATGGGTAAAAAATATTAGAAGCTTTATGCTTTTTCTTTTTTTAGTAGTGATTAGTTATAAAGCTTATTTGCATCAAGTTTTAGGAGGAGGCAGCAATGGAGCTGCATCTATTCATGCTTTATGTCCGTATGGGGCTTTAGAAAGTTTTTATACGTTATTTTTATCAGGCACATTTATTCAAAAAATATTTTCGGGCACATTGGTGCTTTTGATCATTTCTATTGTTTTAGCAATTATCTTTAGAAGGAGTTTTTGTGGTTTATTATGTCCTTTTGGTGCACTGCAGGAGTTTTCAGGAAAACTTGGGCAAAAATTGTTTGGGAAAAAGTTTGTTATGACTCCTAAAGTAGATAAACCATTCAGATTCTTAAAATATATTGTGTTGCTTATTACGGTTTTAGGGGCTTGGATAACAGGAAGCCTTTGGATGGGGCCGTATGATCCTTGGGCAGCGTATGGACATATTTTTGGCGGAATAGAAGAAGTTTTCACAGAATTACCTATTGGTTTGATACTTCTTATCATTACCATTTTAGGATCTATTTTGTATGATCGATTTTTCTGCAAATATTTATGTCCTATGGGTGCTTTTCTAGGAATCGTATCAAAGATCAGTCCAAATAAAATAACACGTGATAATGAAAAGTGTATAGATTGTGGCATCTGCACCCAAAAATGTCCTATGAATATTCATGTGGCTAGTGCGAAAGAAATGACTTCAGCGGAATGTATAAACTGTCAGATGTGTATCTTATCTTGTCCTAAAGAAGGAGCTTTGAAAATAAAACAAGGAAAAAAGGGAGTAACACCCTTATTTTTGATAATAGCTGTTATTGTTATTTATTTTGGAGGGATTTTTGTAGCAAATACAATGGGTGTATATAAAGTATTGCCTGCACCTATTGAGAAGGGACAGACATTAGATGCAGAAGACTTAAAAGGATATATGACTTTAGAAGAAGTATCACAGTATATGAACATACCGATTGATGTATTATATAGTAAATTAGGATTGCCAAAGGATATTCCACATCATACAAAAATGAAAGAGATCAAGAATTTTGTAGCAGACTTTGAAGTAAGTACTGCTCGTGAACTTTTAAAAAATGAGTAA
- a CDS encoding TMEM165/GDT1 family protein produces the protein MLQEFIRSLFLIFMAEMGDKTQILAMAFATQFKIYEVLLGVFIGSFLNHGVAVALGSYLSNLLPMGAIQIAAGFLFIGFALWTLKSDEEEDEENTGRNFGPILTVAFAFFIGELGDKTQLTAITLSVDAKYPIFVLLGTVSGMVLTSGLGIFVGSKIGDKVPELAIKIASAGIFLFFGIIKLYTSLPKTYINITNVIIFFILLSISIYILLRPIFKSRRGEISSLKEVALTIYKRSHRIKKRK, from the coding sequence ATGTTACAAGAATTTATTCGATCATTATTTTTAATATTCATGGCGGAGATGGGAGATAAAACCCAGATATTAGCAATGGCATTTGCAACACAATTTAAAATCTATGAAGTGTTACTAGGAGTGTTTATAGGTTCATTTTTAAATCATGGGGTAGCAGTGGCCTTAGGGTCTTACCTGTCAAATTTGCTTCCAATGGGAGCCATACAAATTGCAGCAGGATTTTTATTCATAGGATTTGCTCTGTGGACTTTAAAAAGTGATGAGGAAGAAGATGAGGAGAATACAGGAAGAAACTTTGGGCCTATTTTAACAGTGGCTTTTGCATTTTTTATTGGAGAGCTTGGGGACAAGACTCAGCTTACAGCTATTACTTTGTCAGTGGATGCAAAATATCCCATATTTGTTTTATTAGGAACAGTTTCAGGAATGGTTTTAACGAGTGGATTAGGTATTTTTGTTGGGAGTAAAATTGGTGATAAAGTCCCTGAATTGGCAATAAAAATTGCTTCAGCAGGCATATTTTTATTCTTTGGGATTATAAAGCTATATACATCTCTACCGAAAACTTACATAAATATTACGAATGTGATAATCTTTTTTATTCTATTAAGCATAAGTATATATATCTTATTAAGACCTATATTTAAATCAAGAAGAGGAGAAATATCAAGTCTAAAAGAAGTAGCTTTAACAATTTACAAACGTAGTCACAGGATTAAAAAAAGAAAATAA
- a CDS encoding DUF1540 domain-containing protein, which produces MPQGNSHIGCNVTECRHHAKTVQQCSLSHIEVVKHGATATTKESTDCGSFERA; this is translated from the coding sequence ATGCCACAAGGAAACAGCCATATTGGATGTAATGTAACTGAATGTCGTCATCATGCAAAAACAGTTCAACAATGTAGCTTGAGTCACATTGAAGTTGTAAAGCATGGAGCAACTGCTACCACAAAAGAAAGTACAGATTGTGGAAGCTTTGAGAGAGCCTAA